A part of Carassius carassius chromosome 4, fCarCar2.1, whole genome shotgun sequence genomic DNA contains:
- the LOC132132864 gene encoding uncharacterized protein LOC132132864: MYHPQPYTAALQALQDKYVTPRQLVQSELGAILSTPPLKFGDANAFDSFALSIESLVGMLRALEGQNGYELLCGSHVDCLLSKLPPAYRDSFVEYCLSRGILQTGTDKTYTLPDFADWLQIKSQAKRISSRATAMFQSETPKAPGRARGAPHPREQPRPVLLTRESTTKTPEPTAPKFSFKPKPYCPHCDNREHYLNSCEAFKKLTTSQIVAWIKDSKHCWRCGRFHAVESCNLKRPCTICKELHLTVLHNSIKDTTSAILTVSLPSTRVYLDRPNRTPRVMLKVVKVLLHNGHHTMEAHAVLDDGSERTLVLSPVVQQLKLTYTPELLHLQTVQQSHTELVGSSISFEVSSVTKPMQRFTIPNAFTATGLSLAEHNYPVAVLQRAYRHLRALPLPPG; the protein is encoded by the coding sequence CCAAGACAGCTTGTTCAGTCCGAGTTGGGTGCCATCCTGAGCACCCCGCCTCTTAAGTTTGGTGATGCTAATGCCTTTGATTCATTTGCATTGTCAATAGAATCCTTAGTGGGTATGCTGAGAGCTCTTGAGGGCCAGAATGGTTATGAGCTTTTGTGTGGCTCACATGTGGACTGTCTCTTGAGTAAACTGCCACCAGCCTATCGCGACAGTTTTGTTGAATACTGTTTAAGTCGGGGTATTCTCCAAACGGGCACCGACAAGACCTACACACTTCCTGATTTTGCAGACTGGCTCCAGATAAAGTCCCAAGCAAAACGGATCTCCAGCAGAGCCACGGCTATGTTCCAGAGTGAGACTCCAAAGGCCCCTGGTAGAGCTAGAGGAGCACCTCATCCCAGGGAGCAGCCAAGGCCAGTTCTCCTGACAAGGGAGAGTACAACCAAGACTCCTGAGCCGACAGCACCTAAGTTCAGTTTCAAACCCAAGCCATACTGTCCACACTGTGACAACAGGGAACACTATCTCAACTCTTGCGAGGCTTTCAAGAAGTTGACTACCTCCCAGATTGTAGCTTGGATTAAAGATAGTAAACACTGCTGGAGATGCGGACGATTCCATGCTGTAGAGTCTTGCAACCTCAAACGTCCATGTACAATCTGTAAAGAGCTACATCTCACAGTTCTTCACAATTCTATCAAAGACACCACCAGTGCTATCCTTACCGTCAGCCTTCCATCCACCCGGGTTTACTTGGACAGACCAAACCGTACACCTAGAGTCATGCTGAAGGTCGTCAAGGTCCTCCTCCATAATGGACACCACACAATGGAGGCACATGCTGTTCTCGATGATGGGTCAGAGAGAACACTCGTGCTTTCCCCAGTCGTGCAGCAGCTCAAGCTAACCTATACCCCAGAGTTACTTCATTTACAGACTGTTCAACAATCTCACACAGAACTTGTAGGGTCGTCTATTTCCTTTGAGGTCTCATCAGTCACCAAACCCATGCAGAGGTTTACTATCCCCAATGCCTTTACTGCAACCGGTTTGAGCCTGGCGGAACATAACTACCCAGTGGCTGTGCTTCAACGAGCTTATCGTCATCTAAGAGCTCTTCCTCTTCCCCCGGGTTGA